From the genome of Micrococcales bacterium:
CAATCATCGACGGTTCCGAGTGCGTACTTGACCCGTGGCATCCCGTGCCGGATGCGCCACGTCACGGCGACCTTCTCGTCGGAGTACAGCCGAAACACGCCTTTCATTCGCACGCGGTCGCCGTCGCGACGGCCGGACAGACAGACGCGTCCTTCGAAGAACCGACCGTGGGCCCAGTACTTCCCGCCTCGTCGGATGACCACCATGCCGCCGGTCCACACGCCGGGGTCGCGATCCAACCAGTAGTCGACCCGGGTGCTGCTGGCAGTCGCAGCGGGGGCCACGATGCCAGCGAGCGCGAAGGCCAACAGAACGATCATCAACCGTCGCATCGCCTCACCCCACCGGCTTGAAGGTGCGGCACCACTGGCCGGTGTTGCCGACCGCGTCGGGCACTAACTTGAAGTACTTCTGCACGCTGCCGCGCCGCCACGGGAGGCGGTCCTCAGACACCGATCCGGTCAATCCGAGCACCTTGAGCTTGCCGCCCTTCTTGCGGATCGTGTACCGGGCCGCGACGGGGTCGGGTGCCAGGCGCTGCTCCTTGCCCACGAACTTCTTGCCGCGCAACGTCCCCCACGAGCAGTACGTCCCATCGCCCGGGTAACTCCCCTCATCGCGGTAGAGGCGCAGTTTCGCCCCGGAGCGCCACAGGCGCAGCATCTGGTACGTACCGCCGGCGGGCTTGATCCACACCGACGCACCGTTGGGCACGCGACTGGCGACGGCCACGGCGGCGGTCAGCCCGGAGTCGAAGCAGTACGGTCCCTGCTGGATGCCCAGGCCGCCCTTGTTCGTGCGGTCCATGTTCAGGTCGTCGCGCAACGTCGGCTGCGTGGGGCTCGCCCAGGCGCGGATCACGTACCGCCCGGGCGCAGCCGGTGGAATGGTCCGGTTCACGGAACGCTGCGTGCGCACCCGCACTGTCGCCCGCGGCTTGTCCGTCCCCGCCCAGCAGTACGACGCCCGCTTGCCCTGCGCGGAAGCGAACCACCCGACTCTGGAGCCCACTGGGTTGTCGGCGTAGTGCAGGGCGACCATCGGTACCGATCCGCCCCCGTCGTACTTGCCTGCATCGAGTTCGAATGACAGGCCCCGCGTCGTCGAGGTCGGAACCGCCAGGCGTGCCACTCCCTTGCGCACCTTCGCCGACTTGCGCCAGGTGACGGAGTCGTCGATGGCGTCCCACCCGGGTGCACGCTGTGCACGGCGGTCACCTTGCAGCCGTTGCAGTCCGCCACGCGGATGGCCAGGTCGGTGCTGTCAGCCAGGGCGGGTGCGCCTGCGACGCCGAGTGCCCCGGCGGCCGTCACAGTCACGAGAAGCAGTCGGCGAGATCCCCCGTTGATCATGGTCCGAGCGTATCCCGAGGGACCATAACAAGATCAGATCTTCTGCGGAATCGACCCCACCGCGCGACCGCTGCGCGTTCGGGATCGGACGCCGACCTCAAGCGCGAGACCGCCTGGCGCCGCCGGGCTGCGTGTCTTTGTGCAAACACCTGTCGACTCAGTTGCGGGATATTCACCACGTCGGATCGGCGGGTTGACGCTGCCTGAGACGGCCCGTACAGTTTTCTGTACAGGGAGGTTCGAGCATGAAGACGATGAGTTACACGGAATCGCGGAAGCGCTACGCGGAAGTCCTGGATTCCGTGGTCAACGACCGCGAAGAGGTCGTCATCACCCGCGCCGGTCACGAGCCGGTCGTGATCGTCTCGCTGGCCGACTTCGAGTCCCTGCGCGAAACCGCCTACCTGCTGCGTTCACCAGCCAATGCCCGCCGACTGCTCGATGCGATGCAGCGATTGGAGGCCGGGGCAGGCGCGGAGCATGCGCTTCTGGATGACGAAGGGTGAGGTTGGTCTGGGACGAAAACGCCTGGGAGGACTACTTGTGGTGGCAAGCCCAGGACCGCAGGACGCTCAGGCGCATCAACGCGCTCATCCAGGGCATCCTCCGTCACGGAAATGAGGGCCTGGGCAAACCCGAACCGCTCAAGCACGACTCCGCCGGCTACTGGTCCCGTCGCATCGATGATCAGCACCGGCTGGTCTACAAACTGGCTGGGGACGAGGTTCGGGTCGCCGCCTGCAGCTACCACTATGGGAAATAGCGAACAAGATCAACTCTTCTGCCGAATCGGCTCCCCCCGCGGCCGCCGCGCGTTAGGCTCTGGAGCGGCAAGAAGGGGGATTTCATGCGCAAGGTATTCATTCTCACGATGGCCTTGGTCGCCAGCGTTCTCGGTGCGGCACCCGCGTCGGCCGAGCCGGAGCCGGATAACTGGATCTGGCAGGCGACCGGTCCGGTGACCACTCCGACGATCACTGGGAACATCGCGTCCAACAACGACTACGACTGGTACATGATTTACGCGGCCAGCCAATCTCAGTTGGCCATCACCCTGCAGACCTCGACGTGCGGAAGTGACCACAGCCTCGCCTTGTACGACAGCGCCGGGGACCAGATCACCTACAGGTACGGGTCGCAGACCAAGCCGTCGACGATCAACTACACGACGGGTATCGGCACGACCAGGTACTTCCTGCGCATGCGAGGCTCCTGCATCGGTTCCTATCGGGTCGACGTGTCGCCGGCCGCGGCTCTATTGGGTGGTTCTCCGATGCCCAACAACACCGTGAAGACCGGGGAGCCGAACGAGAACGCGGACCAAGCGCAAGGGCCGTTGTCGGCCGATGTCGTTTACGTCGGTGCCGGGGAGACCTCCAACGACGAGGACTGGTTCTACTTCTACGCGAGTGCCGCCTTCAACGTCACCGCCACCTCGGGGGATAGCTGCGACGGGTCGATTGCGCTCTACGACCAGGAACGGGATCAGATCACCTACCGGTACTACGCGGACAACACCTTCGACACCATCGCGCACACGCCGACCTCTTGGCAGCTCCACTACCTGAGGGTCCGCAGTGACTGTGACGGAGGCGCCTACCGCTTCTCCATCTCGCCTGCCTCTGCCATCCAGGCTGGACCCGCTCCCGCCCCCACGGCGCCCGCACCCATGACCGGCCTGGCGTACCGCAAGACGAAGAAGACGGTGGTGGTGTACTGGGCGGCGATCGGCGGTGCCACGGGCTATCAGGTCCGGATGCGCAAGGGCTCGAAGTGGGGTGCGTGGAAGTCCACGGCGAACACGTGGAAGAGCTACAAGCGCAAGAAACTGCCCAAGGTGACGAAGGTCCGGGCTCGTGCCACCAACGCCGTGGGTGCCGGCGCCGCCCAGACCATCAGGGTGCGCCGCTAGCCGCCGCCGACCGAAGTTGGGTAACCACGGTCAACCGGGTTGCACCTCGTTACCCGCCGCACCAGTCGGAGCCAAGCCACCCGAATGTGCGCATCCTTGAGTCCGCGTGGGGAGGTGCCCGGCTATGCTTCCACGGGATCAAGGCGGGGATTCGAGTCTGGGGTTGTGACTGTGCATCGGTTCCTGGCCGTGGGCGTCGTGGCAGCCGCGACCGTTCTGCCCACTTGGGCCCCAGCCGCCGCGCAGCCCCCCGGCCCCAGCCGGACAGCTCCCCGGCTCGCGACCCCCGCCAAAAAGCCGGTCAAGGGCACGTTGCGCGTGCGGATCACCGGCCTGCCGACCGGGGTGCGGCCCGCAGTCCGCGTGATCGGTCCGCGCCAGTACCGCAAGACGGTCAAACGTACCCGCACCCTGCGCAGGCTCATCCCGGGCGTCTACCGGGTGGTCACCCCCCGGGTCTCCGCGCCAGCCGGCTCAGCGATCGGACAGCCCTCGAAACGGCGGGTGCGGGTGAGGCCCGGAAGGACCGCGAAGGTCGCCGCTGCCTACGTGTGGACGGCCATCCCGACGACAATCACAGCTCCGGACACCACCGCGCCCGGCCAGGTCAGCGCCCTGACAGCAACCGACCGCACCCCGGACAGCATCAGCCTGTTCTGGACCAACCCGCCCGATGCGGATCTGGCCGCGGTGATCGTGCGCCGGGCGAAGGGTGCCACCGCGCCGGCCGGGACGTCCGACGGCACCGGGGTGGCGTTGGGCACGCAGACCGGGGCCACCGACACCGGCCTGGACCCCGACACCACCTACTCGTACGCGGTCTTCACCCGCGACACGACCGGCAACACCAGCGGGCCGGCCACGCTCACGGCAACCACCACCAGCCCACCGGACACCACGCCCCGGCCAGGTCAGCGCCCTTGCAGCAACCGACCGCACCCCGGACAGCATCAGCCTGTCGTGGACCAACCCCACCGACCCGGACCTGGCCGCGGTGATCGTGCGCCGGGCGAAGGGTGCCACCGCGCCGGTCGGACCGTCCGACGGCACCGGGGTGGCGCTGGGCACCCCGACCGGCCTCACCGACACCGGCCTGGACCCCGACACCACCTACTCCTACGCGGTCTTCACCCGCGACACGACCGGCAACACCAGCGGGCCGGCCACCCTCACGGAAACCACCACCAGCGCACCCTCGGTCCACTCCGTCTTCACCTACCCGCAGCCCGGCCAGCCCGACCCGACGATCCGCAACGAACTGGTGGGACTGCTCAGTCAGGTTCCGTCCGGGGCGCAGGTCGAGGCAGCGTTCTTCATCATCACTCCCACCTATCCGGTGGTGGACGCGCTCATCGACGCACACGACCGGGGCGCGGCCGTGCGGGTGGTCCTCGACAGCGGCGACCGGCAAGCGGCGTCCACCAACCAGGCCATGGACGCCACCTTCCAGCGCCTCCTGGACGAACTGGGCGGGGATACCAACGCCGCCTCGTTCGCGATGCAGTGCGACCAGGCCTGCATCTCCAAAGAGGACGACAGCATCCAGCACAACAAGTTCGTGCTGATGTCCGCCACCGGCGACCTCGACGATGTCGTCTTCGAGACAACGAGCAACATGCGGACCGGAGGGTCCGGGGACGCCACGTGGAACGCAGCGGTGGTCAGCAGTGACAACTCCGGTGTGTACGACAGCTTCCGGGCCTACTTCGACGACCTGGCATCACGGCGGACTGTCCCCGGCAACGATTACCACGCCGTGCGCCCGCCCGCGGACCACGGGGGACTCACGCCCTTCTACTTCCCCCGCACCGACGGCACCGACACGGTTGCACAGACGCTGGGCACCATCGACTGCAGCGCCGCCCCGACCGTGGATGTCATGGCCACCCACTTCGTCCGCACGCAGGTGCGCGACCGGCTCAACCAGATGGTTCAAGCCGGCTGCGGCGTCCGGGTGATCTCGCGCCCTGACAACATCAGCCGAGCGTTGTGCGACTCGCTGGTGGCCGGCTCGGTCGAGGTGCGGATCGGGGACGAACCGTCGGATACGGCGGTGGGTATCCACGGCAAGTACCTGACCGTGACAGGCGGAGGGGACGCCCAGCACCTGGTGTGGATGGGCAGCCACAACCTGACCGACAACGCCCTGTGGCGCAACGACGAGACGTTCCTGCTGATCGACGACCAGCCGTGCACGATGCCTTCCAGACGAACTTCCAGACCATCTGGGCCGACCCGTCCATGACACCGGGCTGCAGCACGGTTCCCTGAGGCACCCGCCGCCCCGGGCTCGCTGGGATGAACTTGGGTAACCACGGTCAACTGGGTTGCACCTCGTTACCCAACATCACCGCCCCGGCCCAGCCCCTACCGAACCTTCCGCCGGCGCACCCGCACGGTGTCCGTGACACCCGGGCCTTTGGGATCTAGCCCCTGCCGATCCGCGGTCCGTTCCCGGGTCCAGCCCAGCGGCCCCTCAGGAGCCGCAGTGCGAGAGCCTCGCCAAACGTCGCCCGTTGCTGGCGCATCCTCTGCGAGCGCATGAGGTCGACCCGGGGTGCTCCTCGGCAACGGGCCTTCGCGTCACCGCTTCACCCGGAACCGGTACTTCGTCGCCTGCACGTCCGTCGAGCCCTTGACCACCGAAATGATCGCCCTGTAGCGAACGCCGGGCTTCACCTTGAGAACAATTCGAGGGCGGGGGGTGCTCGTCGCGAGTCGATGGTGCCCGTGCAGCAGGTCCACCCCATAACGTTGCGCGCCGTCAATCCGCTTCCACATGAGAAGTGCCCTGCGCTTCGACTTGAGTTTGACTCGAATCCCCGAGATCGTGCGGCGAGGAGTCACCGTGGGCGGGTTTGATGGGGCGGTTCCGGGACTGGCAACCGGGGCTTTCAGGTGGGACCACACGCCTGGCTTGCCGGCATTGACGATGACCGCGGGATCGATTGGCAGGCCTCCCTTGGCAGGTGTGATCCGGTTGGGCATTGCCGAATTGATGAGATAGGAGTCCCCGTCTGCGGACAGCAGTGTGTCGTCAGCAGGGTAGTAGCGCATATGCGACCACGCGTCAGACTGGTTCGCCTGATCGATGGCCTCTTGCGAAACAGTGACCGGACTCGGGGTGGGCTTGAGGGTCTTCCACCAGGCCAATGACACGTACAGGGGGGCGCCTCCCGCGATGCGGTACACCTCGCCGCGACCCGCGGGCGGCGGCGGGGAAGTGATGTACGTTCCTTCCGCAGGCCGGTAGTGCAGGTGTGACCAGGCCCCGGATTGTCCGGCTTGGTCGATGGCTTCCTGGGCGACGGTGGTGACCGGTGGGGCGGGGTTCATGGTGTTCCACCAGTTGAAGGAGACGTAGATCGGCGCCCCACCGGTCACGCGGTAGACCTCACCCCGGCCGCGGGTGGCGGCGGCGGAGAACTGATAAAAGGTGCCGTCCGCCGGCTTGTGACTCAGGTGTGACCAGGCCCCGGATTGTCCGGCTTGGTCGATGGCTTCCTGGGCGACGGTGGTGACCGGTGGGGCGGGGTTCATGGTCTTCCACCAGTTGAAGGAGACGTAGATCGGCGCCCCACCGGTCACGCGATAGACCTCACCCCGGCCCGCGGGTGGCGGCGGGGAACTGATGAAGGTGCCGTCCGCCGGCCGGAAGTTGAGATGGTTCAGCAGACCGCCCTGACCGGCGGAGTCGATCGCGTACTGGTCGACCTGGATCACCGGCGGTGCCGGATTCATGGTTTTCCACCAGTTGTATGTCACGTAAATGGGCGCCCCACCGGTCACGCGGTAGACCTCACCTCGGCCCGCGGGCGGTGGTGGGGAACTGATGAAGGTGCCGTCAACAGGCTGGTTGCGCAGAGAGGCGAACTCGGCGTCGCTGAGTGCCCGCGTGGGCTGGGGGCCACCTACTCGAGACCAGTCCGAGACCCAGATCGGAGCCCCGCCCGCGATGCGATAGACGTGCCCGCCGTGGGAGACGAAGGTTCCGTCGGAGATCGGTCCCGAGCGCACGGTACCCATGCGGAAGAAGCGGGGGGCGGCGTACCCGGCCATGTTGACGTTCATCACGTGGTCGTTGACCTTGCGGGTGTACCCCCAGTTGGAGTCCACGACCCGGAAGGTTGCGCCTCCTCGGTTCTCCACCACGATGGCGGTGTGCAGCTTGTCGCCCACGGGGTCCCATTGGATGATGTCGCCCTTGGTGGCTGCACCCATTGAGACTTCCTGGGCGCCGGCGGCGAGGAACGCCGAGGAGTAGCCTCCGGCAGGCCACTGCGTGTGGCCCGAGGCCATCCACACGATGCAGTTCACGAAGGCCTTGCATTGGCCGTCATCGTTGTAGCCGTCGCCGAGCGGGGTTCCTCCGGTGGCCCCCGACCTGCCTGCGTCCACACAGGCCGCGGCACCCCAGCGTCCGATGTAGCGCAGAGCGGTGTCGGCGATCGAGGCGTTGTCGTAGCCGCCCACCGCCGCCGCTGACGGCGCCCTGACAACCGCGGGCAAGGCAGTCAAGAAACTGCTCACCAGGCTCACTGCCACGATCCAGACCCACCACCGCGAAGACTTCGTCATGAGATTCCCCCGATCTTTCAGCATCGAATCCATGAGGTGGATGCTCGGTTCGACCCTACACCTAGATGATCAAGGTGCTTCTCTCTTGCGCACCGCACGGCCATCAAGGCCTCACATGGCCGCGTTCTGCGCCGACGGCCACTGCCGATGCCGAAATCTGAAAACGCGGTACCCACCCATTCCCCACCGACTGGGCCTCGGTCCCCGGTTGAGAAGTGGCTGGAACTCGACGTGCTGTCAGCACTGACAACCTGGTGTGGGTCGAGTGCCACCGGCCGATGGACTTCGTCGTCAGCAGGCCGGTAGCCCGAGGTGACTCGTTGACTTCGTGGTCCACGTTGCCGCGACATAGGCATGACCGCCGTTCCAATCGATGCCGAACCACAGATTGGACGTGAACGTCCGGCTATCGTCGCTCGGGTCGCTGTTGTTGCCGTCTGTGATGGTCTGCCCTGTCGTCCAGCAGCGAGCGGTCATGGCCTGTCCGTATCCGAACGTGCCCAGTTTCGTCGCTGGAGTTGTTGGCCGCAGCCGAAACACGCAGGTGCGCAGTTGGGGGCTACCTCAGCCGTGGAGCACGGGTTTCCCACAATGCTGGCAGAAGGTGGCGGTGGTGGAGTCGGGGTCGGGGGACGGGCGCGGTCGGCGCCGGGGCTGGCGTCGGTGTGTCGGGTGACGGCGACGGCAATGTCGCCGGGACCGGCCAGGCGATGGAGTTGCAGCGACGTAGTGTCTTTCTGAGAGCCCGACGGTCGATCGCCGCGTACTTGGCGGACCGCCGGATCTCGCGGTAGCGCTGACCGCCGAGCGTCCAGGTGCGTCGGCCAACACGTAGCGGTATCGGCTCTTGGGACCAGATCGCTCCCGTGGGGTGGTCGGTCACTCTGTGACCGACTAGTTGACCATCGCGATAGGCGCCGCGGAAGCAGTTGGGGTGGCCGGCGCTGGGAATCCACGCGTAACGGACCGTTTGGCCTCGCCGTACGAATAGGACGCGCAGCTCGGTGCCAGGTGGGGTCGTTGTCTTCAAGTAGGTTTTGCCTCGCGGGACTGCCCCGGTCAGGGAGCCGGTCCATGCACACGCTGAGCGCCACCGGGCGGGTGTGGTGATCCGGGCGGTGTCGACGAGACGGGTGCCGGTTGTCGTCCCGGTGACGAAATCGGCCCGGTTCACCCGCCGCCACTCACCGGCAGTGCCCAGCGTGTACGCGACCTTGGGCATTCCCTTGCGCAGCCGCCATCGCACGCTGACCGGCTCGCGCTCGAACTGCTCGAACGTGCCCTTCATCTGCACGGTCGAACCGTTCCGGCGACCCGACAGGCAGACGCGCCCTTCGAAAAACTTGGCGTAGGCCCAGTACTTCCCGCCCCTGCGGATGACGACCATGCCGCCGGTCCACGGCCCGGGATCGCGGTCCAACCAGTAATCGACCCTGGTGCTGCCGGTCGCAGCGGCGACGGGGGTGACGACGCCGGCCAGCGCGAAGGTCAGGAAAAGGATCAGTACGCGTCGCATCGCCTCACCCCACCGGCGTGAAGGTGCGGCACCACTTGCCGGTGTTACCGGCCGCGTCGGGCACCAGCTGGAAGTACTTCTGCACGCTGCCGCGCCGCCAGGCAACGCCGTCCTCCGCCCGGGACCCGGTCAAGCCGAGCACCTTGAGTCTGCCGCCGTTCCTGCGGATCGTGTAGCGCGCCGCGACGGGGTCGGGTGCCAGGCGCTGCTCCTTGCCGGTGAAGGTCTTGCCGCGCAACGTGCCCCACGAGCAGTACGTCCCGTCGCCGGGGTAATTGCCTTCATCGCGGTAGAGGCGCAGTTGCGCCCCCGAGCGCCACAATCGCAGCATCTGGTAGGTGCCACCGACGGGCTTGATCCACACCGACGCGCCCCGGGCACCCGACTGGCCACTGCCACCGCGGCGCTCACCCTGCAGCCCTCGCAGTCAGCCACGCGGACGGCGATCTCAGTGCTGCCAGCCAGGGCAGATGAGGATGTGATGCCAAGCGCCGCAGCGGCAGCCACAGTCACGAGAAGCAGACGGCGAGATCCCCCGTTGATCATGGTCCGAGCGTATACCGCGGGATCAGAAGAGGATCAACGCTTCTGACGATCACGCCCCTCTGAGGCAAACCCGGATCAGCCGAGTTGGTCGCCAACCTGACCGCCAGTACGTCAGAACAGATGCGCTTTGTCCGCTACCGGCACCCGGGGTGGTTCTGATTCGAGAGGCCGCCGTTGCGCAGGCGGTGCATGTTCCGCCCATCGTGGTAGGTCTTCATCGGCGGATTCGCCCAGGCTGCCATCTGGTAGTGCTCGGGAGCAGCCTCAGGAACCGACGCGTTAACCCAGCGCTTCGTGGATATCCCCAGGGTGACGTTACTGGCGCTCGTGCCGGCCCAGCACCACGACCCCCGATTCCCTACTCGCTTGAGGACCACGGTCGGGCGGCCGTACGTCATGTCCAAGACCTCGAAGGCCATCCCTCGGGTCTTCCTCGTGGGTACCTTCAGCGCCACTCGCCCTTTGCGAACCTTCGCCGAGCGGTAGAACGGGTCGTCGCGACCGTCGGAGCGGTAGTACGCCTGGGCGTTGATCGCACTGACTGTGCAGCCCGGGCAATCGATGCTGATCGCGATGGTCGTCGTGCCGCCGGCGGTGGCCGGTACCGTCCCAAGCGTCGTGAACGCGGCGAAAGCCAGCATGGTGAGTGTGCGTCGCATGGAATCCCCCTCGAAACCGACCTTATCGGAACCTCGACAGGTCCCACGCGCTTCGGGTCTTCAGTGCATCCCGCCGGAAGGGACCTACATGTCCACTTGCCCGCACGGGCCGAACAGGGCGTTGACCCTCTTGACCACGCGCTTGGGGACGTCGATCTCAGCCTTCGGCGTCCGGAACACGTTGCAGGGGGTGATCGGCAGGTAGCCGAAACCCGTGATCCTGGTCCAGTGCCTGGATTCCTTGCGCCGCGCCACCAGATCGAGCCCGTTTGAACATGCCGTTGCGGTCCAGTTGAGGACGCCCCACTGCCGCCCCCGTGCGGTGAACTTCCACACCCCCAGGGCCTCCGGTACCCGATGACAAGGCAGGTCACCAGTCGGGTGGACAGGGATGCTCGGCGCCAACTTCCACATCTGCTGAGCCACTGCGGGTGAGGGCTCCGACAGGGCGAGGGCAGGCGTGCCGCCGAGCAAGGAAAGGCCCACTGTCGTGGTCGCGACAGCACAGCCCAGGCGCAGCATCAGATGCCCCCCGTTTAGTTGAGTTCAGTCGTGTGACAAGCGTACTGACGCACGGTGTCTGGATGCGCCGGAACCGGCGTCTACTTGAGTAGGGGTTTCAGGTTGCGCAGCGGCGAGTTCGCCGGACGCATCCACCGCAGGCACCGATCGAGTTGGCGTAGATCGGAGCGCCGGGCGCGGGCAGGTGTCATAGTCTCGCCGGAGACTGCCCTCCGGGGAATCCACTCGCCATTGACGTGACGCATCGGCATCCGGAAACGGATACGCTCCCCGCTACCGGACCTGTGGTAACTGAACTTGACCATGTGTGCGCTTGCCTTGTGGCCCACGTGGCACTCGCCCTCGTAGCGATCGCGGGAGAAGGCGAGTACGACGTTCCCGTGCAACCGGATTCCCACGCGCTCGTCACCGGCCACCGCGATGCTGGCAATGTCACGGTGAACGGTGGCGACTGCCTCTGGCGATGGCAACACCGCAACCGCTGCCAGGAGGACTGCGGCCGATGCGGCTGGGCGGAACGCCTGTCTCGATACCCCGTGACCCACGGCCTCAGGATAGTTGGCACTGCTGGCGCGCGGGTCCACCCCGGCCGTGTCGACGGCGTTACCTCACAA
Proteins encoded in this window:
- a CDS encoding Txe/YoeB family addiction module toxin; the protein is MRLVWDENAWEDYLWWQAQDRRTLRRINALIQGILRHGNEGLGKPEPLKHDSAGYWSRRIDDQHRLVYKLAGDEVRVAACSYHYGK
- a CDS encoding CHAP domain-containing protein, with translation MTKSSRWWVWIVAVSLVSSFLTALPAVVRAPSAAAVGGYDNASIADTALRYIGRWGAAACVDAGRSGATGGTPLGDGYNDDGQCKAFVNCIVWMASGHTQWPAGGYSSAFLAAGAQEVSMGAATKGDIIQWDPVGDKLHTAIVVENRGGATFRVVDSNWGYTRKVNDHVMNVNMAGYAAPRFFRMGTVRSGPISDGTFVSHGGHVYRIAGGAPIWVSDWSRVGGPQPTRALSDAEFASLRNQPVDGTFISSPPPPAGRGEVYRVTGGAPIYVTYNWWKTMNPAPPVIQVDQYAIDSAGQGGLLNHLNFRPADGTFISSPPPPAGRGEVYRVTGGAPIYVSFNWWKTMNPAPPVTTVAQEAIDQAGQSGAWSHLSHKPADGTFYQFSAAATRGRGEVYRVTGGAPIYVSFNWWNTMNPAPPVTTVAQEAIDQAGQSGAWSHLHYRPAEGTYITSPPPPAGRGEVYRIAGGAPLYVSLAWWKTLKPTPSPVTVSQEAIDQANQSDAWSHMRYYPADDTLLSADGDSYLINSAMPNRITPAKGGLPIDPAVIVNAGKPGVWSHLKAPVASPGTAPSNPPTVTPRRTISGIRVKLKSKRRALLMWKRIDGAQRYGVDLLHGHHRLATSTPRPRIVLKVKPGVRYRAIISVVKGSTDVQATKYRFRVKR
- a CDS encoding type II toxin-antitoxin system prevent-host-death family antitoxin; protein product: MKTMSYTESRKRYAEVLDSVVNDREEVVITRAGHEPVVIVSLADFESLRETAYLLRSPANARRLLDAMQRLEAGAGAEHALLDDEG